In Pseudomonadota bacterium, one DNA window encodes the following:
- a CDS encoding aldo/keto reductase: protein MMPHGDSLPRQQRVRLGGGEVHASRLCLGLGSSGCGSTSMQGRLPPDEVAAFLVAASAHGVTWFDTSDDYGSQPHVRAACQRLGRDQVQITTKSHARDGATLRDSLISSLRELGTDHVDVFLLHEVDSPEDLAAREDAALALRDLQAEGLARLVGLSTHNIDVLERAAGDARFDVLMTNYNVAGIHMDASHEDYARALRRAFEAGQATVVMKTLGEGALAARHAEALRHNLALDFVHGVVVGVKSLDEALRAVQVWQEFCASP, encoded by the coding sequence ATGATGCCCCACGGCGATTCCCTCCCGCGACAGCAGCGCGTCCGGCTCGGCGGCGGAGAGGTTCACGCCTCGAGGCTCTGCCTTGGGCTGGGGAGTTCGGGCTGCGGTTCCACCTCCATGCAGGGGCGGCTCCCGCCAGACGAGGTTGCCGCGTTCCTCGTTGCCGCGTCCGCCCACGGGGTCACCTGGTTCGATACCTCCGATGACTACGGCAGCCAGCCTCACGTGCGTGCGGCCTGCCAGCGTCTCGGGCGAGATCAGGTGCAGATCACGACCAAGAGCCATGCCCGAGACGGGGCCACGTTGCGAGACAGCCTCATCTCGAGCCTGCGCGAGCTGGGAACAGACCATGTCGATGTCTTCCTGCTGCATGAGGTCGACTCGCCAGAAGATCTGGCGGCACGGGAAGACGCCGCCCTGGCGCTGCGCGATCTCCAGGCGGAGGGACTTGCCCGCCTCGTCGGCCTCTCGACGCACAACATCGATGTGCTCGAGCGGGCAGCCGGAGACGCCCGGTTCGACGTCTTGATGACCAACTACAACGTTGCGGGCATCCACATGGATGCAAGTCATGAAGACTATGCGCGGGCGCTGCGACGAGCGTTCGAGGCAGGGCAGGCGACCGTGGTCATGAAGACCCTGGGAGAAGGGGCGCTGGCCGCGCGTCACGCCGAGGCGCTGCGACACAATCTCGCGCTTGATTTTGTTCACGGGGTGGTGGTGGGCGTCAAGTCGCTCGACGAAGCCCTGCGTGCGGTGCAGGTCTGGCAAGAGTTCTGCGCGTCCCCTTGA
- a CDS encoding biopolymer transporter ExbD: MAMDLKKERDVFADINITPLTDVLLVLLVIFMVTASAITSAGFNIKLPKSVSQDTSPSTEITISVTSKSEYFVGRQKVEAGGLFEHLKGLAAKARSNRVVINGDASVPYGAVVKAMDDARRAGLFSIGLSTQKEGGP, encoded by the coding sequence ATGGCAATGGATCTGAAGAAGGAACGTGATGTCTTTGCAGACATCAACATCACCCCCCTCACCGACGTGCTGCTCGTGCTCCTGGTGATCTTCATGGTCACCGCGAGCGCCATCACCTCTGCCGGGTTCAACATCAAGCTGCCGAAGTCGGTCTCACAAGACACATCTCCCTCGACCGAGATCACCATCAGCGTGACCAGCAAGTCTGAGTACTTCGTGGGTCGTCAGAAGGTCGAGGCGGGCGGTCTGTTCGAGCACCTGAAGGGCCTGGCCGCGAAGGCGCGCAGCAATCGTGTCGTGATCAACGGCGATGCCTCTGTGCCCTACGGAGCTGTGGTCAAGGCCATGGATGACGCGCGCCGCGCTGGGCTCTTCTCCATCGGGCTGTCGACGCAGAAGGAGGGGGGGCCGTGA
- a CDS encoding TonB family protein, with translation MNQVHCKGCHPLGTSGLSGCEPDQIERVISAIRWRHGGQPHDLTLEVTINAEGYIEACRVTQSSGRSDVDESAIDFVKLSKWKPARASDGTPFSLVVEMPLEVYF, from the coding sequence GTGAACCAGGTTCACTGCAAAGGCTGCCATCCGCTGGGAACCTCAGGCCTGAGCGGATGCGAGCCGGATCAGATCGAACGCGTCATCAGCGCCATCCGCTGGCGGCACGGCGGTCAGCCTCACGATCTCACCCTCGAGGTGACCATCAACGCCGAGGGGTACATCGAGGCCTGCCGCGTGACCCAGAGCAGTGGGCGCAGCGACGTCGACGAGTCTGCCATCGACTTCGTCAAGCTGAGCAAGTGGAAGCCGGCTCGCGCGTCAGACGGCACGCCATTTTCGCTGGTCGTCGAGATGCCGCTCGAGGTCTACTTCTGA
- a CDS encoding MotA/TolQ/ExbB proton channel family protein gives MHAFEWVRDVMVKGGPTLWGLFLLSVVLIALIVERVQAFRKSTVDQDWLVQQMAILLTQDKVKEALDFVDGIEGSLPRVFEVGLKRYEEPREVIENAMKVAIARQSLLMEKNVSIIGTFAVICPFVGLFGTVVGIMHAFESIANKGGTGPAAVAAGVAEALICTAAGLFVAISAVVSFNYFRNRIRVTTDELLINIEVFSDMIAYVKEGRPFPQDLRELLNLPHLAEAPGEKVEPPESYPTRGGRR, from the coding sequence ATGCACGCCTTCGAGTGGGTGAGAGATGTCATGGTGAAGGGAGGCCCCACGCTCTGGGGGCTCTTCCTGCTGTCGGTGGTCTTGATTGCGCTCATCGTCGAGCGCGTCCAGGCATTCCGCAAGTCGACGGTGGATCAGGACTGGCTTGTTCAGCAGATGGCCATTCTGCTCACCCAGGACAAGGTAAAGGAGGCTCTCGACTTCGTCGACGGCATCGAGGGCTCGCTCCCTCGCGTGTTCGAGGTGGGCCTGAAGCGCTACGAAGAGCCGCGCGAGGTCATCGAGAATGCGATGAAGGTGGCCATTGCGCGCCAGAGCCTCTTGATGGAGAAGAACGTGTCCATCATCGGAACGTTCGCCGTCATCTGCCCGTTCGTCGGTCTCTTCGGAACCGTGGTGGGCATCATGCACGCCTTCGAGAGCATCGCCAACAAAGGCGGGACGGGCCCTGCCGCGGTTGCCGCAGGCGTGGCCGAGGCCTTGATCTGCACCGCCGCGGGTCTGTTCGTGGCCATCTCCGCGGTGGTGTCGTTCAACTACTTTCGCAATCGCATCCGTGTCACGACCGACGAGCTGCTCATCAACATCGAGGTGTTCAGCGACATGATTGCGTACGTCAAGGAAGGCAGGCCCTTTCCCCAAGACCTGCGCGAGCTGCTCAACCTTCCCCACCTGGCCGAGGCGCCAGGGGAGAAGGTGGAGCCCCCCGAGTCCTATCCCACGAGAGGCGGTAGACGATGA
- a CDS encoding VWA domain-containing protein, with the protein MGLPGAPSANSGSSSPTTISVNPTTGAPISESEKQAQADRLRERLHVIESVGRGISGDYRMGLEAGDAWAYDFGSNTIVYKAEDLQGKEEDYAVGVILQETGRRIYSRQPSAAEFKDNPALNFLNNAVEGPRVCNLQTSKFAGARQFFKTVYDEDLLKKTEESIQADMVKTISKNLEGLYKTQGQDEATARANAEKEAQKAVLKLKSPVPRHMQFALGMIYDWYTEGKGESPDWMRDKNAMRALATCQADFREAMQLQRDVFDKDLSPKEIIEQAKRSEDIVVNKLWPVYKQLLEMDQKDLGQSLFGNQGGQGQQSGQSGQGQQSGQSGQGQQSGQSGQGQQSGQSGQGQQSGQSGQGQGAGQGQDANDAKEGQGAGQGQDAKEGQGAAQGQDAKDGKQGQGTGSGAGQGTDAGVPDPKKIDTTDGGRLDDSKLTTEQKQRVEDIMRQIDQELDRKVKSREQRDREDGAGNGNGSQGSQGSLGGQGAGNGRGTGQIDLPTLQKLLEQKAQTEKQVENLKTPYEKYYAELAPLTDEMSGQLKNVLNENSDMRYVGPFRSGRKLDMRSAMQSSARYERTGMYDENIWLRRNDPSKRDYDFVFVLDESGSMMEANKWDNLLKGLIMSAEALEQLKVHFSVVGFSDQPVLHKEFKDKYDEAFREQMLAQIQRANHGGTNDSDALATALDMLRSQPSDNQKIVVMITDGQGKEQELREQIGLAARAGVNVIGVGIGDGMEYVKQVYPTSVTVDRINDLPYQLTDLIRDQIIDGLDQGR; encoded by the coding sequence GTGGGTCTCCCGGGCGCGCCCTCTGCGAACAGCGGCAGCAGCAGCCCCACCACCATCTCGGTGAATCCCACGACGGGTGCCCCCATCAGCGAGTCAGAGAAGCAGGCGCAAGCCGATCGTCTCCGCGAGCGGCTTCACGTCATCGAGAGCGTGGGCCGCGGCATCTCGGGTGACTACCGCATGGGCCTCGAGGCGGGTGACGCCTGGGCCTACGACTTCGGCAGCAACACCATCGTGTACAAGGCCGAAGACCTCCAGGGCAAGGAAGAGGACTACGCCGTAGGCGTGATTCTGCAGGAGACCGGGCGGCGCATCTACTCTCGCCAGCCGTCGGCCGCCGAGTTCAAGGACAACCCCGCCCTCAACTTCCTCAACAACGCCGTCGAGGGCCCGCGCGTGTGCAACCTCCAGACCTCGAAGTTCGCGGGCGCACGGCAGTTCTTCAAGACCGTCTATGACGAGGATCTCCTCAAGAAGACCGAGGAGTCCATCCAGGCCGACATGGTGAAGACCATCTCGAAGAACCTCGAGGGCCTGTACAAGACGCAGGGGCAAGACGAGGCTACCGCCCGCGCCAACGCCGAGAAAGAGGCCCAGAAGGCGGTTCTCAAGCTGAAGAGCCCGGTGCCGCGCCACATGCAGTTCGCGCTCGGCATGATCTACGACTGGTACACCGAGGGCAAGGGCGAGTCTCCCGACTGGATGCGCGACAAGAACGCCATGCGCGCGCTCGCGACATGCCAGGCCGACTTCCGCGAGGCCATGCAGCTGCAGCGCGACGTGTTCGACAAGGATCTCTCCCCGAAGGAGATCATCGAGCAGGCGAAGCGCTCCGAAGATATTGTTGTGAACAAGCTGTGGCCCGTCTACAAGCAGTTGCTCGAGATGGACCAGAAAGACCTTGGGCAGAGCCTGTTCGGAAACCAGGGCGGTCAGGGACAGCAGTCCGGCCAGAGCGGTCAGGGGCAGCAGTCCGGCCAGAGCGGCCAGGGGCAGCAGTCCGGCCAGAGCGGCCAGGGACAGCAGTCCGGCCAGAGCGGCCAGGGGCAGCAGTCTGGCCAGAGCGGTCAGGGGCAGGGCGCCGGACAGGGCCAGGACGCCAACGACGCAAAGGAAGGCCAGGGCGCCGGACAGGGCCAGGACGCAAAGGAAGGCCAGGGCGCCGCACAGGGCCAGGACGCAAAGGACGGTAAGCAGGGCCAGGGTACGGGCTCCGGCGCAGGCCAGGGCACCGACGCGGGCGTGCCCGACCCCAAGAAGATCGACACCACCGACGGCGGACGCCTCGACGACAGCAAGCTCACCACTGAGCAGAAGCAGCGCGTCGAAGACATCATGCGCCAGATCGACCAGGAGCTCGACCGCAAGGTCAAGAGCCGCGAGCAGCGCGATCGCGAAGACGGCGCGGGCAACGGCAACGGCTCCCAGGGCTCCCAGGGGAGCCTGGGAGGGCAGGGCGCGGGCAACGGCCGCGGCACCGGCCAGATCGATCTCCCCACGCTGCAGAAGCTGCTCGAGCAGAAGGCCCAGACCGAGAAGCAGGTCGAGAACCTGAAGACCCCCTACGAGAAGTACTACGCCGAGCTCGCTCCGCTCACCGACGAGATGTCCGGTCAGCTCAAGAACGTGCTCAACGAGAACAGCGACATGCGCTACGTCGGGCCGTTCCGCTCGGGCCGCAAGCTCGACATGCGCAGCGCCATGCAGTCTTCGGCGAGATACGAGCGCACGGGCATGTACGACGAGAACATCTGGCTGCGTCGCAACGACCCGTCAAAGCGCGACTACGACTTCGTCTTCGTGCTCGACGAGTCGGGTTCGATGATGGAGGCCAACAAGTGGGACAACCTGCTGAAGGGTCTCATCATGAGCGCCGAGGCGCTCGAGCAGCTGAAGGTGCACTTCTCGGTGGTGGGCTTCTCCGACCAGCCCGTGCTGCACAAGGAGTTCAAGGACAAGTACGATGAGGCGTTCCGCGAGCAGATGCTGGCCCAGATCCAGCGGGCGAACCACGGGGGCACCAACGACTCCGACGCCCTCGCCACCGCCCTCGACATGCTCCGCTCACAGCCTTCTGACAACCAGAAGATCGTCGTCATGATCACCGACGGCCAGGGCAAGGAGCAGGAGCTGCGCGAGCAGATCGGCCTGGCGGCGCGCGCGGGGGTCAACGTCATCGGCGTGGGCATCGGCGACGGCATGGAGTACGTGAAGCAGGTCTACCCCACCAGCGTGACGGTCGATCGAATCAACGACCTGCCCTACCAGCTCACCGATCTCATCCGCGATCAGATCATCGACGGCCTCGACCAGGGCCGCTGA